CCAAATGCTCTATTTGTCCAGTTAAACATGTATTTGGTCCGCAACCCCAACCTAAACTGCTCAGCTACTAAACTACAGTGAGAAATCAGCTCCTATTACCTGGTGAATCTGATCAACGTGTACCGAGACTTCTCCCTTTTACTATTGGTCCGAGTCTGGCTTCTTCCCACGTGATGGATGTCATCCAAGAAACTCCGGAATTTTCCCCGGAATTATTAACCCCAGACATTCTTGATGACGCATGGTCATGCGGAGAAGTTCCCctaaattagccgccgaccGGAGTTTCTCTCCTCGTTGATTACGGTTTCTTATCTCATCTCGGAGATTGGGAGTCGCTGATAACGGTAGTCTTATCTGATCTCGGAGTTTTCGTTTCCGCGGGATAACCTGATGTCCCCTTCTACGGACCTTGGCCCTGTTACCCAGACTTTGGTCTTGgatcgaaaattttctggCCCTGTTGGACGCAGATGGCTGTCAAAATATCTGGCGCTTCAAACAGCTCAAGCAAGGTATTGCTAATTGTCGACCTGTGAGTCTATACTTGATGTTGCATGACATGCCTGCCTTGCTGAGTTGCCAATGATAGCTTTTTGTGTCAAGTGAAAGTGAAGTAGGATCTTCCCGCCACTCTGTACGCTGAACCTGGCATGCCCCTGCACCAGAAACAGGGACGCAGATCAGTTGCAAATGGTAGTCAGAAAGCTTAATTTTTGACTGCCAAACTACAAGTCTTAGGCTTTATGTTCGCATTGCTGAATGACCAGATGTTGCTTTACAGGTGGTTAATAGAAGAGACTCTCGAACTTGCTTACTTCTATCTCCTTAAATACAGAGTGGAAGCATGTGCTTCAATGCTCCATTCCATTCACAGCAGCTGATTATGTTGCACATCAGTCATTAGGCCACCAGTACCGAATCTGGGGTCAAACCATAATCTTCAGACCACAGTTATAGGGTATGACCTTGGTACCTGACAACCAGACCATTGGTTAAGGAACAAGCCTGACAGCGTAAACCATGGTGACTCTGCAAAGCGGAAATGTCTGGGGCACTCCCATGTGCATCAGAGCAGCGTCACATAGTGGCAGGGACTTATATCCAGTTTCCATTGTTCAGGATTCAGGGAAGCAGGAAGTTCAGGTGCTAAAACGTGTACCGCACGCGATATTGCGTCTGCAACTACATTCATAGGGTCGGCAAGGTATTCTAGGTGGCTAGATCATGTCCCTGTACTCTCCGGGCTGGCTCATTCTTGTTCTGGAGCGACAGCAGACTAATATGATCCGTTCTCAAGGTAAAATATTAGCATGTAGCATGTTATGGTAATGCCTAATACCCAGCAGTTCTGAACACATTCAGTGATTTGGCAACAAgtctgttcttggcaatGCCATCTTTAGAGACATATGTGGTTAACATGCTTTATTAAACAGCACAGGAGGAATGCATACTCATCAACTGCTTTGTCCTGTAACTTGACGCTCTTTTGTAATCCGCTGCGCTACTTGAGTCCAATTCGAAAGAAACCTTCTTATCAATGGTTTTCTTACGTTGGCGTCTGAGGTTAATCTTGGCATTCCTGATGATCTTGCCGCTTAGAGAAGAGACGATGTATTGAATTCAGATTAATCTAAAGATATAAATAATAAATAACagaagtgaaaaaagaGTATTCAACTTCCGATGAGATGACCAAAATCCTTTGCTGATTCCAGCAACAATGCTCACCACTCTTGAGCAGTAACCCCAAATGGACTCTTTTTAGCACCTCTTACAGGGCTAATCAACTTGGAACCACCctccaagaaagaaaatttctCCTTTCTTATATCCTCGTACTTGGAAATGAATTCCTCTTTCTGTAATGTCAAGCCAATGTCATCAAGACCATTTACTAGACAGTGCTTTCTGAAGCTCTCGACGTCGAAGTGGCCGACTAGCTCATTACCCCTAGTATCGACAATCTTCTGATTAGGCAAGTCAACAATGATACGTTCACCTGCCTTTGCTAGTGGTACCAATTTATTAAGAATAACATTTTGGTCAAGTCTGATGGGTAATAATCCATTCTTGAATGAATTGTTGTAAAAGATATCACCGAAAGATGGGGCTATTATGCACTTGATACCGAAGTCCTTCAGAGCCCATGGTGCGTGCTCTCTCGAGGAACCACAACCAAAATTGTCACCAGTAACAACAAGAATCTCAGCGTTCGTATATGGTTCAACATTCAACACAAAGTCGGTTTGTTTCAGATTGTGCTCTTGACCTTTGTTGAAACGCCATTCGAAAAACAAACCAGCCTTCAAGCCCGTTTTTTTAATGGTTTTCAAAAACTGTTTTGGAATAATCGTGTCAGTATCGATATTGGCTTTATCTAACAGAGCAGCAATACCTTCTAATGTTAGGAACGGCTTCATACCTGCTGGGGCAGACTCAATCTTAGTCTCCTGGGAAACTGGAATATCATTGATTTGTTCCTCCGCAGGTTGCAGGGGCTCTTTTTCGTGCTCTTGTAATGCCTTGTCGtcttcttgagaaattgagAGCTTGGCAGAGTCATTGTTTTTGTAGACATGCTCTCTGATATCAACAAAGTGACCGGCGATACCGGCAGCTGCAGCCATGGCTGGCGACATCAAGTGAGTACGGGAGTTAGCACCTTGACGGCCCTCGAAGTTTCTGTTAGAAGTAGAAGCACAACGTTCCTCAGGGTCTAAAATATCTGGATTCATACCTAAGCACATAGAACAACCCGCTTCTCTCCATTCAAATCCCGCCGCTTCGAAAATCTTGTCCAGACCTTCTTTCTCGGCCTGTGCTTTGACCAAGCCTGAACCAGGAACGACCATACCTAATTTAACATTGTCGGCCAACTTGTAACCTTTAACCACAACAGCGGCATTTCTCAGGTCTTCAATACGAGAGTTGGTACACGAACCAATAAAGACCTTATCAATGCTGATATCCTTCAATGCCGTGCCTGGAGTGAGTCCCATgtatttcaaagctctttccaTACCGGACTTCTTGATTGGATCAGAAACTCGAGCAGGGTCTGGCACAGAAGCTGTGATAGGTAAGGCATCTTGAGGAGAAGTACCCCATGTAATTGTTGGGATAATGTCAGAAGCATTAATAATCACTTCATGGTCGAACTTAGCACCTTCGTCAGTATGTAAAGTGTTCCAGTAGGCCACAGCTTTATCCCACTCAGCGCCTTTTGGAGCAAGTGGTTTACCCTTCAAATACTCGTAAGTTATCTGATCTGGCTTAATCATGCCAGCTCTAGCACCGGCTTCGATAGACATGTTACACATGGACATACGAGCCTCCATactcaattgctcgattGCCTTACCAGCAAACTCAATGACGTGACCAGTACCACCAGCGGTACCGATGACACCAATGATGTGCAACATCAAGTCTTTGGAAGTGATGCCAGGGCTCAAATCACCTTCCACTAAGACTCTCATATTCTTTGACTTGTTCTGGATGATAGTCTGGGTAGCTAAGACGTGTTCAACTTCGGATGTACCGATACCAAAAGCCAAAGTACCGAAGGCACCGTGAGTGGATGTATGAGAATCACCACAAACAACCGTTGTACCTGGCAGGATGAATCCCTGCTCGGGACCAATAACGTGAACAATACCTTGTCTCGATTCGGTCATACCAAAGAAGGTAACGTCGAAATCCTTGACATTTTGCTCAAGggtttgaacttgaagacgAGAATCAGcctctttgatgaaagtggCAGTAGATTTGAAGTTCTTTCTTGACATGGTTGGAATGTTATGGTCTACTGTGGCCAAAGTACAGTCAGTTCTCCTCACTTTTCTACCGGCGTTCTTTAGACCTTCAAAAGGCTGAGGAGAAGTAACTTCATGAACCAAATGTCTGTCGATATAAATCAAAGTAGAACcgccttcttcttcatgaacAATATGGTCTTCAAAGACCTTGTCGTAAAGAGTTCTTGGACCTTTGGGTGATCTCGAAGTCATGATCGATAAAAAGATATTATTGACTTCCAATTTCAAAAAGTCTCTTGACCTCTTATTGAGCTATTCGATGGAAATTTAGTCCCTGAATCATTTGAGAGCTCCTTTTAAATACGGACTGCCCTCCCTACTCCAACAGCCTTACTCTAAAACACTTGAGTCTACTCCAACTACATCGCACACCATGCTTACTGCGAAAGGTTATCGCCAGACCGCCAAGCCATCACTGTGActgatttttcacttgcTGGCGGCTACAGAGTTCTTAGAAGAGAAGAGCCAAAAAATCGCCGGTACCGGCAACCCGGGCCGATACCGGCCAACAAACGATAAGAATTGGCGTTCCCTAATTCCTTGTCCTCGAGAGCGATAACCGTGATCGAACTATCCAACAATGTGATAAACAAACATAGTTCCATCCGGCGTGCATGCCATGTCCGTAATTGACGCATTGGGCGGTTCATGGGCCACGAAAATTGGTCTACCTTGCTTGTACAGCCAAAGATTCATCCTGACCAGCTGTAGCAACGACTGACTCAAGTTCCTTTTCTGGAAGTCGTTTCGGTCCCTTCTCATCCTTAGGCTCCACTGCGGCCTCGGTGGCATTGCAGTCAAACAGCCTGGGTTAAACCCAACAACCTCTATTGGAGCATCATGTCCAATCAGACTGATTTCAGTTTCCCATGTGTCCCGATTTACAATCACTACAGAGCTGACGGGGCCGTTAGTTGCGTTCGGCACAGCAATATGTTGACCATCAGGCGACCACGAAAGCCTCCTGAAGTATGTGGTAAGAGGCGAAGCTTTGAAAGGATCCGTTATAATATGTTCAATGGTAATCGCGCAATCACCGCTCTTATGATATctgaatattttcaaaGTTCTATCATCTGAAGCAGTAGCGAAATACTTGTTGGCTGGATCAAAGATTATTCCCTTTACCAGTGATTGACGTACGTCAAATCTCTTAATTTTCTCAAGCGTTAACTCCATTTCAAATAATGATTGATCCATCCAAACTAACGCTAACTAGAATGCTAGAATCAGGAGCCCAGCATATATCTTGATTGTCATTATCATGCCCTACAAGCCTTCTGCGGACTGTCCAGTGTTCCCGCTCGTACTCAGATCCAAAAACAGGCTCACTACggttttcttcctcttttgcCCAAATAAGAAGGATACGATCATCTGAACCGCTTGCAAGCTACCTTCCGCCAGGTGAAAACTTCAGCAGTGTAACTGACCCCGTATGACGACCCATGCTGGCAAGCGgtctcttgatctcatcagCAGTAGCTTGCTTCGTGCTGCTTTCTTTTATCGCTTCGATATATCTTGCACAGATCATATCCGCACTTTTCCGTCGGCTCCTCCTCTAGCAACCATTGTACCATCCGAACACACATCTACGGTGTAAACTTCACACTGCGGTGTTCCTCCTGATGTTAAAGCCAGGGAAATTTAATGATTTTCACACAACGCCTAAATCATCTCTGATGTCAGTGGGGATCACTGTTATCTCGATGTCATTTTTAAGACTTTGCTAAAGGATGTATGGGCGTGAACATCAACACTTGTCCATCGCTTCTGACCGTGCTTTACTTCAACTGAAATAATGAGATCTCTCATAGTTACAAACTCGACATTTGATTACATTCTAACCACCATTCGAGTACAACATTAGCCGCGGCTCGATTTTACCTAGTAACCAATAACTTATTGGTAAATCTTTCGTGTGCTGCGTTGTTTGCACAGATTTGAGGCAATGCATTACCAAGTCATACTTTGGTTTGCATCGGGAACTTTGCTGCAAATGCTCGCAGAAGATCTGTGTAGCTGCTCAAGTCCGATCTTTGAGTATTATACAATCCGAGCATGGTTTGAGAGATAACTTGCTGGCCGATATCATTGATCATagtacttcaagaaatgtCCTTGAAGAGGTAGTCAAATCCTGCGGCGATATCTGATCCCCGTACTAATTCTTGAGGCTCTCTAATAGATATGAGTAATATGGcaatgaagatgagatgTTTGGTTCAAAATGAAAGATAAAACTTCTGACATGGAAAATGTTAGGAAAAATGGCTCATCTTATCTTTAACCCCTTACGTAGTATTAGACAACTGACTTCATGAATCTCCACAGAACGGCGGGTCATCAGTAAATTG
The nucleotide sequence above comes from Torulaspora globosa chromosome 6, complete sequence. Encoded proteins:
- a CDS encoding 3-isopropylmalate dehydratase, which encodes MTSRSPKGPRTLYDKVFEDHIVHEEEGGSTLIYIDRHLVHEVTSPQPFEGLKNAGRKVRRTDCTLATVDHNIPTMSRKNFKSTATFIKEADSRLQVQTLEQNVKDFDVTFFGMTESRQGIVHVIGPEQGFILPGTTVVCGDSHTSTHGAFGTLAFGIGTSEVEHVLATQTIIQNKSKNMRVLVEGDLSPGITSKDLMLHIIGVIGTAGGTGHVIEFAGKAIEQLSMEARMSMCNMSIEAGARAGMIKPDQITYEYLKGKPLAPKGAEWDKAVAYWNTLHTDEGAKFDHEVIINASDIIPTITWGTSPQDALPITASVPDPARVSDPIKKSGMERALKYMGLTPGTALKDISIDKVFIGSCTNSRIEDLRNAAVVVKGYKLADNVKLGMVVPGSGLVKAQAEKEGLDKIFEAAGFEWREAGCSMCLGMNPDILDPEERCASTSNRNFEGRQGANSRTHLMSPAMAAAAGIAGHFVDIREHVYKNNDSAKLSISQEDDKALQEHEKEPLQPAEEQINDIPVSQETKIESAPAGMKPFLTLEGIAALLDKANIDTDTIIPKQFLKTIKKTGLKAGLFFEWRFNKGQEHNLKQTDFVLNVEPYTNAEILVVTGDNFGCGSSREHAPWALKDFGIKCIIAPSFGDIFYNNSFKNGLLPIRLDQNVILNKLVPLAKAGERIIVDLPNQKIVDTRGNELVGHFDVESFRKHCLVNGLDDIGLTLQKEEFISKYEDIRKEKFSFLEGGSKLISPVRGAKKSPFGVTAQEW